GTCCTGCCTTTTGGATattgtttaaatctttttttgtgaGAGTAGGCATCTACTCAGCGATTTGAAGAAGTGATTTACTGATGACTAAAGACATCTTcgttaagaattctttttttctaaaaaagaatgGTTGTTACAAAATAAGGCTCATTGTTTATCATACAATCCAGAAAAGGAGCATTTTCCTGTCTTTAGTCTTTCAGCACATTTGACTTGTTTAAAATGTCAGGTCCTTTGTGGGAAGTTTGTGTGTCATCCTGGTCTGCCCCACAGGTTGTTATATTTAAAGTAGAGACGGGTTAGTGAGTAGGGCTTTCCTAACTTAATATcttattacatgaaaattaagtaGAAAGTATATATTTGAATTGCATTTCCGTGCTAATATATTGTCAGTTCAAATTTGGAATtccaatttggattttttttaagctaacttaatttttttagggAAAATTCCGGAACTGCTGGCTTCAGGCACGGTTGATGACATGACTAAACTTGTGCTAGTAAATGCCATCTATTTCAAGGGAAACTGGCAGGATAAATTCATGAAAGAGGCCACGACGAATGCACCGTTCAGATTGAATAAGGTGAGGTGAGGCAACTGTACAGAGTCATGCGTTGCTCTAAAAGAATGCAGAGAATAATTTCAGTGATTTGTTTTAACTGTTCAGAAAGACACAAAAACTGTGAAAATGATGtatcagaagaaaaaatttgcATATGGCTACATTGAAGACCTTAAGTGCCGTGTGCTGGAACTGCCTTACCAAGGCAAGGAGCTCAGCATGGTCATCCTGCTGCCAGCTGACATTGAGGACGAGTCCACCGGCCTGAAGAAGGTATGGCTCCTGGGCTTCACGCTTTGTGGTTCctcctgtgtgtgtgttgcatgGTAGGCAGGTGCTTGTTAAGTGTTCACTGATGGCACATTTTCCAATAGTTTGTCATTCCTTTGGAAATGTAGCCCATCAACACTTGCTACAGCAAAGtccagagttaatttttttttttttacatttatttatagagacaaggtctcactatgttgtctaggctgttCTAGACCTCCTGGCtgccagcgattctcctgcctcagcctcctgagtagctgggactacagctgggagccactgtgcccggctgacgTTTCATTTTTCAAGAAAGATGACCAGCTACTTTCAGTGGACACTTGTGATGAGGCCGTCAAAGATCTATACTAGATATAATACTGGTTAGTGGCAGCCCACGGAAAGGCTCTTGAATTAACTTTAGAGGAAATTACAGTAAGATGAGGATTGTTTTACTGAGGAAAAAGATTGAAAAGCCCCAAATAGTGTAGCATCTATCTTCATCATGTACTATACAATTCTATTATTACACTGTTCATTCTCATCACAATTCATGTAGACAGTGAATTAAATTTTCAATGGGTACAAGACAGGAAAAGCCTCATGTGACACGTTAGGCCTATTTACTAATATGAACTTTGTATGAGGTTTCCATTATATGTAGGGACCCTAGCCTGCTCTGTGCTCTCTGTCTCCTCCCCAGCTAAACTTGCCATCAGGAAGGGGTCTAATATGAATCATTTGCATGTACAGACTTTTAATACATTGCATAAAAATCAATGTGGTCTTTCTTTCAGTGGTATTTTtgcattagtttttttttccGATTATAAAGTGAAAATCTCTAGCCTCATAAAGGGAATTATCAGCACCATTAGAACAAGTAGAGTGATGATTCTGTTCCAGTCCAATAGCTATAACAATAGTAATGATAACAGCTGACATTTATATAGAACTATGGGTCAAGCACTTTATatacatcatttcatttaatgctCTCAACAATCTATAAGGTAGATATAAGTAATGTCCACATCACATTTCAGATGAGGAACTAGATCCAGTTTGTCATTCCTTTGGAAATGTAGCCATAAATTTAATTatgccttttacatttttatctagGAGCTAAAGTTATTAGATATTACTTCAGCTCCAGTAAGGTTCACCGATTACCACAGCTTCAGTGGGATCCAGACTAAATAgaagaaatactttaaatttcttcTAGCACTACTCAACTTGGAAGTAATAGCAGCTGTCATGGCCTATCACAGTAATCCATTGTGGTAGGGGTTTAGTAAAccctggatgaatggatggatggatgaatgggtagatggatgggtggatgggtggatgagtaaatgggtggatggatgatagataggtggatagattgttggatgggtgggtgggtggataggtgaatgaatggatggatgagtgagtgacTGTGTTGCTGGGTagctgggtggatggatggatggatgagtgggtgagtggatgatgGACCCAATGTACAAAGTTCCTGGACTTGAACCTTTGATGACTTGGAACACCACCTCTGCCCTATTTCATCAATtgccagaaagaaataaaattctccaAATGGAATCTGTTTTGGCACAAAACATGAAGGAAACTAACTAGCAACTGATATTATGGGTCCTTTgatttaaataatactttattgCCTTACTTATGTAAAATTGGTATCACTTCTTCTTTCGCCTCATTTTAATTGCAGATTGAGGAACAGTTGACTTTGGAAAAGCTGCGTGAGTGGACCAAACCTGAGAATCTCGATTTCATTGAAGTTAATGTCAGCTTGCCCAGGTTCAAACTGGAAGAGAGTTACACCCTCAACTCGGACCTCGCCCGCCTAGGTGTACAGGATCTCTTTAACAGTAGCAAGGCTGATCTGTCTGGCATGTCAGGAGccaaagatatttttatatcaaaaattGTCCACAAGTCCTTTGTGGAAGTGAATGAAGAGGGAACAGAGGCAGCAGCTGCCACAGCAGGCATCGCCACCTTCTGCATGTTGATGCCAGAGGAATATTTCACTGCAGACCatccattccttttctttattcgGCACAATTCCTCAGGTAGCATCCTGTTCTTGGGCAGATTTTCTTCCCCTTAGAAGAAAGAGACTGTAGCAATACAAAAATCAAGCTTAGAGCTTTATTGCCTGAGTTTTTAATGGTGCCAATGTTCTTCTGTCTTTACCAATAAAACCAATATCCAGAaacaaatcttttcttttcttttcaagttcGGCTCTGTTGGCTGTTTACACCCATAAATTTTGGCACGGgtatctacttttctttttttacatcgAAAAAATCCAGTGGCTGCTTTTGAATGCATcaagtaagaaagaagaaaagaatacatCGGATGTGTAGATTCTTGACCATGTAGTAATCTATGAAATTGCTATATCCTCCTGACAGCCATGGGAAAACATGATAAGATGGTCATTTATTTTGCAGTTAGAATTTTGGGAGCTGCAAAATAGACAGATACCCTGACTGTTGAAGGGAGGTTTAAAAACACGTATTCAATTGAAATATAAGAGAGCACCCCAACTGAGAGCCCAGGTTATGAAGACAAACTTGTCTCGCCTGACGTTTCTGTCTGTTGTTCTGCAGGATTAGTATTCTGTTACAGCCCTCTCGTTTTTAGACTCTTCAATTAAAGGGCCAATGGTTATAACCTGCATTcccttttttgttcttctttatgtataatatatagttaatGTGGCAGTGCATGAAATCAAGAAGTGGGTTTCTTAGGATAAAAGATGCCAAGAGTCTACAAAAATAACCATGTAGTAAGATAAACTGCTGAACAAAGGTTTTATTATTAGCCACCTTcgcatgtattttctttttttttttttttttttgagacagagtcttgccctgttacccaggctggagtgcagtggcacgatctcagctcactgcaacctctgcctcctgggttcaagtgattctcttgcctcagcctcctgagtagctgggattacaggcatgcaccactaggcccagctaatttttgtatttttagtagagatggggttttgccatgttggccaggttggtcctgacctcctgacctcaggtgatgtgcccacctcagcctcccaaagtgctgggattacaggtgtgagctaccgtgcctggccttctcaTGTGTTTTCTGATTAAGGCTCTTGACTTCCTTCATCCATACAGGTTGTTATGCCGATAAGATAGCATTGTGCAGGGCTATgtggggagatggggtgggggctCTTGGACTAATATAAAACTTTGGCAAATGTAGTTCTTTGAATGGGGCTTGAAACACTGCATTTTCTTGCTCCCACAAGGATAGTGGGCACcatgaattaataaaatatcCTAGGATTCTGcaagccagactggtctcaggcCTCTTGTTACAGCTCTCTTATCCTGGACAAATTAAGACTACCAGTGGGGCTTCTCGGCCTTGCAACATTGTTGGGAGTAAGGAATTCCACAGGTTaacaacaaaattttagcaaCTCTCTTGCCATCACACTTTCTTTTTCCCCCCTTTCTTAAAATACTTACCATATTTCAGGTTTTCAGGAAAAGCACTGCTTTCTGTAAGTCTTTTCTTTTGGTTCCTCATCCTAAAATCCACTCTGATTTGGAGTAAATCATGTTCATTATGTAGAAACTGAATTGCAGGGGCCCAAGTGAGCCTGCTCAAATTATATATGAGGGAACAGGCCTACAGACTATAAGTAAATTGTTGAAGGTCAAAACAATTGGTGAGTTCCAGGGCAGAGACTAGAATCCAATTCGCATTTTATGTGGAGAGCATCTAATTTATGTAATGGTGAAATAGTTACCTCAGGCCTCTGAAGACAATtagaaaccaaacaaataaaacaagcaTCAGCCCAAAGGCAAGGAAGGGGCTAATCTGAACATAAAGAATTACTGGGCCAAGATCCAGCACAAATTGGAAATTCAGAGGTGAATCTGGAAATCGGGGCCACTTCTGCCCCAGGGCCATCTGCCATCCAGAAGGGGGAAATGAGAAGTGGTAGACAGAGTTTGAGCCCATCCAGAGTGGGGGGCCCATGATACTGCCTCTGCTTTTGTTTGGCATTTTAAGACCTATGCCCTATGGGTATGACAGAGTCAGCTCAGAATGCAGCCCTGCGATGCGTCATTGGAGAGCCCAGAAATCTCCAATCCCTGGAAGTAGATTATTTTCATCCTGGTTTGCTGCTCCCCATGGGCACACTgcagaagcaaacaaaaatcacatttcGGGGAAAATTACCCTTAAACCTCAAATCATGTTTACCATCAGCTTTTATAATACAATATCTGGCACATAATCAAAGATAATTGGACAGTTGAGGAGTCATGACAATGTAAACGAATACCAGCACAAAAGATAGACAACAGAAACTCCAGTACAGTGGCTC
This is a stretch of genomic DNA from Rhinopithecus roxellana isolate Shanxi Qingling chromosome 4, ASM756505v1, whole genome shotgun sequence. It encodes these proteins:
- the SERPINB1 gene encoding leukocyte elastase inhibitor isoform X1; translated protein: MLIFTMEQLSSANTRFALDLFLALSENNPAGNIFISPFSISSAMAMVFLGTRGNTAAQLSKTFHFNTVEEIHSRFQSLNAEINKPGASYILKLANRLYGEKTYNFLPEFLASTQKTYGADLASVDFQHATEDARKTINQWVKEQTEGKIPELLASGTVDDMTKLVLVNAIYFKGNWQDKFMKEATTNAPFRLNKKDTKTVKMMYQKKKFAYGYIEDLKCRVLELPYQGKELSMVILLPADIEDESTGLKKIEEQLTLEKLREWTKPENLDFIEVNVSLPRFKLEESYTLNSDLARLGVQDLFNSSKADLSGMSGAKDIFISKIVHKSFVEVNEEGTEAAAATAGIATFCMLMPEEYFTADHPFLFFIRHNSSGSILFLGRFSSP
- the SERPINB1 gene encoding leukocyte elastase inhibitor isoform X2 codes for the protein MEQLSSANTRFALDLFLALSENNPAGNIFISPFSISSAMAMVFLGTRGNTAAQLSKTFHFNTVEEIHSRFQSLNAEINKPGASYILKLANRLYGEKTYNFLPEFLASTQKTYGADLASVDFQHATEDARKTINQWVKEQTEGKIPELLASGTVDDMTKLVLVNAIYFKGNWQDKFMKEATTNAPFRLNKKDTKTVKMMYQKKKFAYGYIEDLKCRVLELPYQGKELSMVILLPADIEDESTGLKKIEEQLTLEKLREWTKPENLDFIEVNVSLPRFKLEESYTLNSDLARLGVQDLFNSSKADLSGMSGAKDIFISKIVHKSFVEVNEEGTEAAAATAGIATFCMLMPEEYFTADHPFLFFIRHNSSGSILFLGRFSSP